The following are from one region of the Moritella sp. 24 genome:
- the ilvC gene encoding ketol-acid reductoisomerase: MANYFNTLNLRQQLEQLGKCRFMDRSEFADGCNFIKDWSIVIVGCGAQGLNQGLNMRDSGLNISYALRGAAIAEKRQSFLNASENGFVVDTYENLIPQADLVLNLTPDKQHSNVVETIMPLMKQGSTLSYSHGFNIVEEGMQVRSDITVVMVAPKCPGSEVREEYKRGFGVPTLIAVHPENDPKGNGLAIAKAYASATGGDRAGVLESSFVAEVKSDLMGEQTILCGMLQTGAILAFEKMVADGKSPEYSGKLIQFGWETITEALKYGGITNMMDRLSNPAKIKAFDMAEEMKTTLRPLFEKHMDDIITGHFSSTMMADWSNDDVNLLKWRKETGETAFENYPESDIVIDEQEFFDNGTLFVAMIKTGVELAFESMVASGIVDESAYYESLHETPLIANTIARKRLYEMNVVISDTAEYGCYLFAHEAVPQLREYVNALPTELMGSAFAAKSNSVDNARLIDVNEEIRNHPVEVIGKKLRGYMSDMQKIVG; encoded by the coding sequence ATGGCTAACTATTTTAACACTTTAAACCTACGCCAGCAGTTAGAACAACTTGGTAAATGTCGTTTTATGGATCGCAGCGAGTTTGCTGATGGTTGTAACTTCATTAAAGACTGGTCAATTGTTATTGTGGGCTGTGGTGCACAAGGTCTAAACCAAGGCCTAAACATGCGTGACTCAGGTCTTAACATTTCTTATGCATTACGTGGCGCTGCGATTGCAGAAAAACGTCAGTCATTCCTAAATGCATCTGAAAATGGTTTTGTTGTTGATACTTATGAGAATTTAATTCCACAAGCAGATCTAGTACTTAACCTTACTCCTGATAAGCAGCATTCAAATGTAGTAGAAACTATTATGCCGCTAATGAAGCAAGGTTCAACGCTGTCTTATTCTCACGGTTTTAATATCGTTGAAGAAGGCATGCAAGTTCGTTCTGACATTACAGTTGTAATGGTTGCACCTAAGTGTCCTGGTTCTGAAGTGCGTGAAGAATATAAACGTGGTTTCGGTGTTCCAACACTGATTGCTGTTCACCCAGAAAATGATCCAAAAGGTAACGGCCTTGCGATTGCTAAAGCATACGCGTCTGCTACTGGTGGCGATCGCGCTGGTGTACTTGAATCTTCTTTTGTTGCTGAAGTTAAATCTGACCTTATGGGTGAGCAAACTATCTTATGCGGTATGTTGCAAACTGGTGCAATCTTAGCATTCGAAAAAATGGTTGCTGACGGTAAATCACCTGAGTACTCAGGTAAATTAATCCAGTTCGGTTGGGAAACTATTACTGAAGCACTGAAATATGGCGGCATCACTAACATGATGGACCGTTTATCTAACCCAGCTAAAATCAAAGCATTTGATATGGCTGAGGAAATGAAAACGACATTACGTCCACTATTCGAAAAACACATGGATGACATCATTACAGGTCACTTCTCATCAACAATGATGGCTGACTGGTCTAACGATGATGTGAACCTACTTAAATGGCGTAAAGAGACTGGCGAAACTGCATTCGAGAACTACCCTGAATCAGATATCGTTATTGACGAGCAAGAGTTCTTCGACAACGGTACATTGTTCGTTGCTATGATCAAAACAGGTGTTGAGCTTGCGTTTGAAAGCATGGTTGCTTCAGGTATCGTTGATGAGTCTGCATACTACGAGTCACTTCATGAAACTCCGTTAATCGCGAATACGATTGCACGTAAGCGTTTATATGAAATGAACGTAGTTATCTCTGATACAGCAGAATATGGTTGTTACCTGTTTGCTCATGAAGCTGTGCCACAGTTACGTGAATACGTAAATGCACTACCAACTGAATTAATGGGCTCTGCATTCGCAGCTAAATCAAATAGCGTTGATAATGCACGCCTAATCGACGTGAACGAAGAAATTCGTAATCACCCTGTAGAAGTTATCGGTAAGAAACTACGTGGTTACATGTCTGATATGCAGAAAATCGTTGGCTAA
- the ilvY gene encoding HTH-type transcriptional activator IlvY: MDIRSLQLFLHLATTLHFGKTAEAMHVSTSTLTRTMQRLEEAVGSQIFARDNRSVALTESGKRLQNFAQQTLENWTQLKAELNSHNGELDGELTIFCSVTAAYSHLPPILDKFRLLHPNVELKLITGDAAMGMQLVDEEKIDIAIAAHPDQISNRLKFVEIAKVPLSIITPVISCQVQQQIMQESIDWNSVPFILPEHGPARKRIDKWFKQMKIKPSIYATVAGHEAIVSMVALGLGVGIAPAVVVDNSPVRDRVLTFENSNKIDPFDLGLCCQRKRFDEPSIAAFFTMINH, encoded by the coding sequence ATGGATATTCGGTCACTACAACTTTTTTTACATCTTGCAACAACGCTTCATTTTGGTAAAACAGCAGAAGCGATGCATGTCAGCACATCAACGCTAACCCGAACCATGCAACGTTTAGAAGAAGCTGTTGGCAGCCAAATTTTTGCACGAGACAATCGTTCTGTCGCGCTAACAGAAAGCGGAAAGCGTTTACAAAATTTTGCACAGCAAACCCTCGAAAACTGGACACAATTAAAAGCGGAATTAAACAGTCACAACGGTGAACTCGATGGAGAGCTTACAATCTTCTGTTCAGTGACCGCTGCGTATAGCCATTTACCGCCGATATTAGATAAATTTAGGTTGCTACACCCTAACGTCGAATTAAAGCTAATCACAGGCGACGCAGCAATGGGAATGCAATTGGTAGATGAAGAAAAAATTGATATTGCGATTGCAGCACATCCCGATCAGATATCGAATCGATTAAAGTTTGTCGAAATTGCGAAAGTGCCACTCTCCATTATTACGCCTGTTATATCTTGCCAAGTTCAGCAACAAATAATGCAGGAATCAATTGATTGGAACTCTGTTCCTTTTATCTTGCCTGAACATGGCCCAGCCCGTAAACGCATTGATAAATGGTTTAAACAAATGAAAATCAAACCAAGTATTTATGCCACCGTTGCCGGGCATGAAGCGATTGTCAGCATGGTTGCACTAGGATTAGGTGTTGGTATTGCACCAGCCGTTGTTGTCGATAATAGTCCCGTGAGAGATCGGGTATTAACGTTTGAAAATAGCAATAAAATTGACCCGTTTGATCTCGGCTTATGCTGTCAACGAAAACGCTTTGATGAACCTTCAATTGCGGCGTTTTTCACTATGATTAATCACTGA
- a CDS encoding LA_2272 family surface repeat-containing protein: MGFKKVLITMFAALSLSQAAIANEVPAQFSTVGFNGPDSQDVNGFRFSLFHGQTESVQGFDMAALGLSEVDKLEGVSFNLLLGASKVNKEFSGASFSLFNWHLGQDTGFNMAIVNNTTQVKGVNFAIVNLSKSVAGANIGLINHTDRLSLMDFGVMNYAKTTKFQFGLFNVTENLQGLQIGLLNYAENGVVKILPLINFKHSF; this comes from the coding sequence ATGGGATTTAAAAAAGTTCTAATCACAATGTTTGCAGCCTTAAGCTTAAGCCAAGCAGCGATTGCGAATGAAGTACCAGCACAGTTTTCAACAGTGGGGTTTAATGGCCCAGATAGCCAAGACGTAAACGGTTTCCGTTTTTCATTATTCCATGGTCAAACTGAATCTGTACAAGGATTTGATATGGCAGCACTGGGACTGTCTGAAGTAGATAAACTAGAAGGTGTTAGCTTCAACTTATTATTAGGGGCTAGCAAAGTAAACAAAGAATTTTCTGGTGCATCGTTTAGCTTATTCAACTGGCATTTAGGTCAAGATACTGGTTTCAACATGGCAATAGTCAATAATACGACCCAAGTAAAAGGGGTTAACTTCGCTATTGTTAACTTATCAAAGAGTGTTGCAGGCGCGAATATAGGATTGATTAACCACACTGACCGATTATCTTTAATGGACTTTGGTGTGATGAATTATGCGAAAACGACTAAATTTCAATTCGGCCTTTTCAATGTCACCGAAAACTTACAAGGTTTGCAGATCGGTTTATTAAACTATGCTGAAAATGGTGTAGTAAAAATATTACCGCTGATCAATTTTAAGCATTCATTTTAG
- a CDS encoding accessory factor UbiK family protein, giving the protein MIKPQKLEEIAKQIHESLPTGVKTLGTEVEKKIHQVLQSQLNKLDLVNREEFEVQTKVLLRTREKLAALEARLTELEK; this is encoded by the coding sequence ATGATCAAGCCACAAAAATTAGAAGAAATCGCGAAGCAAATACATGAATCACTACCTACTGGTGTTAAAACATTAGGCACAGAAGTAGAAAAAAAGATCCACCAGGTATTACAATCACAGTTGAATAAACTTGATCTGGTTAATCGTGAAGAATTTGAAGTACAAACGAAAGTATTATTACGCACTCGTGAAAAGTTAGCAGCATTAGAAGCACGCTTAACTGAACTAGAAAAATAA
- a CDS encoding potassium channel family protein yields MYISRLISLALRKLTAELRWANLFLIFCSYLAVVWSLLWLAGETALTEPLTYFYYTVVVISTVGFGDLSPSTPHGQLVVALIQIPFGLLIFGAAIGKTTQAIVTIARKGMKGKKDFSTYSDHILILGWRAHRTKRIVDLILADKKRHKRKIILCVERDINHPFPQLLDVEFAKLESFTNHDELARIAIGQASSIIVDGENDEMTLSMALSASSHAAKSAHISAYFHEESKAELLRAHCPNVECSSSRHAEILVRTMQSPGASIVHEQLFSTLDEATLYCLTLEQVPEMTVGDVFQPLREKYAMTLMAVADDEKGTNFKLNPAMDTALKNGQVLHYIANERIRKNEINWVDVLLLKIEG; encoded by the coding sequence ATGTATATATCTCGATTAATTAGTTTAGCGTTGCGTAAGTTAACCGCTGAATTACGTTGGGCTAATTTATTTTTAATTTTTTGCAGTTATTTAGCGGTTGTATGGTCGCTGCTTTGGTTAGCGGGAGAAACGGCATTAACTGAACCGCTGACTTATTTTTATTACACCGTTGTTGTTATTAGTACGGTTGGTTTTGGTGATTTATCACCGAGTACGCCACATGGACAATTGGTTGTGGCATTAATACAGATCCCGTTTGGGTTATTAATTTTTGGTGCTGCGATTGGTAAAACAACGCAAGCTATTGTGACAATTGCAAGGAAAGGTATGAAAGGTAAGAAAGACTTTAGCACTTATAGCGATCACATTTTAATTTTAGGCTGGCGAGCTCACCGAACTAAGCGCATTGTCGATCTTATTCTTGCCGATAAAAAACGTCACAAACGTAAAATTATCTTATGTGTTGAGCGGGATATTAATCACCCATTTCCACAACTGTTGGATGTAGAGTTTGCCAAACTTGAATCGTTTACTAATCATGACGAACTAGCCCGTATCGCCATTGGGCAGGCTAGTTCGATTATTGTGGATGGTGAAAATGATGAAATGACCTTATCAATGGCATTAAGTGCCTCATCACATGCGGCCAAGTCAGCGCATATTAGTGCCTATTTTCATGAAGAGAGTAAAGCGGAGTTACTACGTGCACACTGCCCAAATGTTGAATGTTCGAGTTCGCGACATGCCGAGATATTAGTAAGAACTATGCAATCACCAGGTGCAAGTATTGTCCACGAGCAATTGTTTTCGACTTTGGATGAAGCGACGTTGTATTGCCTGACGTTAGAGCAAGTACCAGAAATGACGGTCGGAGATGTATTTCAACCTTTACGTGAAAAATATGCGATGACGTTAATGGCGGTTGCTGATGATGAAAAAGGCACTAACTTTAAATTAAATCCAGCCATGGATACAGCGCTTAAAAATGGTCAGGTGCTACATTACATTGCCAATGAACGGATCCGTAAAAACGAAATTAATTGGGTCGATGTATTACTGCTAAAAATAGAAGGTTAG
- a CDS encoding alpha/beta fold hydrolase, with translation MKQWIAEQLSAQGTVAEGLPSKHIGGEGEHLVFFHANGFPPAMYQQMLKPLTDHYKVSAVYQRPLWPLPVPDDFNNWRLMIDDACRFIAAQPEPITIVGHSMGGLISIICAVREPTKVKQLILLDPVILAPHLIWVMRNLPDFLRKKLPLVEKTLRRPDCFQNRQKGFDFHRKVRGFKGISDTVLSDYMAEGLYPTDDGFKLSYSREWEATIYQTVPWAWSSIKHLKTDTVVIRGRKSDTLSTEAISRLVRKQPHINVIEVDGGHLFPLEQPLETAEIIRQQLV, from the coding sequence ATGAAGCAATGGATAGCTGAACAACTATCAGCACAGGGGACTGTCGCTGAAGGATTACCCTCTAAACACATAGGGGGGGAAGGTGAGCACTTAGTTTTTTTTCATGCTAATGGTTTTCCACCCGCTATGTATCAACAAATGCTAAAGCCCCTCACAGATCATTACAAAGTGAGTGCGGTATATCAGCGCCCTTTATGGCCATTACCGGTGCCCGATGACTTTAATAATTGGCGGTTAATGATTGATGATGCTTGTCGCTTTATTGCTGCACAGCCAGAACCTATTACGATAGTTGGTCACTCGATGGGGGGATTAATTAGCATCATTTGTGCTGTACGCGAACCAACTAAAGTGAAGCAACTCATATTATTAGATCCCGTTATTTTAGCGCCACACCTCATTTGGGTGATGCGTAATTTACCCGATTTTTTACGTAAGAAACTACCCTTAGTAGAAAAGACATTAAGAAGACCAGATTGTTTTCAGAACAGGCAGAAAGGCTTTGATTTTCATCGTAAGGTTCGTGGCTTTAAAGGTATTTCTGATACTGTATTGTCGGATTATATGGCGGAAGGGTTATACCCAACGGATGATGGGTTTAAACTAAGCTATAGTCGAGAGTGGGAAGCGACGATTTATCAAACCGTACCTTGGGCTTGGTCGAGCATCAAGCATTTAAAAACGGATACGGTTGTTATTCGAGGACGAAAATCTGATACATTATCGACAGAAGCTATTAGTCGTTTAGTGCGTAAACAGCCGCACATTAACGTGATAGAAGTTGATGGTGGGCATTTATTTCCACTAGAACAACCGTTGGAAACAGCTGAAATTATTCGTCAACAGCTCGTATAA
- a CDS encoding 23S rRNA (adenine(2030)-N(6))-methyltransferase RlmJ — protein sequence MLSYRHSFHAGNFADVLKHAVEVLILEALKQKDTPFIYHDTHSAAGRYSLSSANAEKTAEYVDGIARIWQQGEVPAPLIPYLNVIKQLNKTPTLKHYPGSPLVARLLLREQDRMQMTELHPADVKLLEQEFAGDRQARVHKKDAYEGLKALLPGRNKRGLVLLDPSYEIKTEYRQVVQEIAQTYRRFATGTYALWYPVIERRTIDRLMRDFVGTGIKKILVIELCVKGDTEERGMTGTGMVVINPPWKLVSQMEELLPWLTAELGQDKDAFFRLEWLVPE from the coding sequence ATGCTGAGCTATCGTCACAGTTTTCATGCTGGCAACTTTGCTGATGTACTTAAACACGCTGTTGAAGTATTGATTTTAGAAGCGTTAAAGCAAAAGGATACGCCTTTTATTTATCATGATACCCATTCTGCTGCAGGCCGTTATAGCTTATCGAGTGCGAATGCTGAAAAAACAGCGGAATACGTTGATGGTATTGCTCGAATTTGGCAACAGGGTGAAGTTCCTGCGCCATTAATTCCTTATTTAAATGTGATTAAACAATTAAATAAAACACCTACACTTAAGCATTATCCTGGTTCTCCGCTTGTTGCTCGTTTATTACTACGTGAACAAGATCGTATGCAGATGACAGAGTTACACCCTGCGGATGTTAAATTATTAGAGCAAGAGTTTGCGGGTGACCGCCAAGCGCGTGTTCATAAGAAAGATGCTTATGAAGGCTTAAAAGCGTTATTACCTGGGCGTAATAAACGTGGTTTAGTATTGCTTGATCCATCTTACGAAATTAAAACTGAATACCGTCAGGTTGTTCAAGAGATAGCACAAACTTACCGTCGTTTTGCTACGGGTACGTATGCGCTTTGGTATCCGGTTATTGAACGTCGCACGATCGATCGTTTAATGCGTGATTTTGTTGGCACTGGTATTAAAAAGATCCTCGTGATCGAGCTATGTGTAAAGGGTGATACTGAAGAACGTGGCATGACTGGTACGGGTATGGTTGTGATTAATCCACCGTGGAAGTTAGTATCTCAAATGGAAGAGTTACTGCCTTGGTTAACGGCTGAATTAGGCCAAGACAAAGACGCATTTTTCCGCTTAGAGTGGTTAGTTCCTGAGTAA
- a CDS encoding DUF4852 domain-containing protein — MKLPLILILSILISACSLNQRNLFSESSTSNDFNKNTLLTTKKQQPYLNWDRALTASILLNKDYPFSLHMNAYAALYHPDIFTLYKNDDALFALQKIKLRRRWKSDNEQQRNQTLLLRSEINLGAYNSQQQAFPIQNFTLDDREPTYHYKLTRSLSKESTFPASFYLYISNIKQLKQLKLEPELARLLTNNNIQKGHINRLPIDIELNINQVAGENGQGLGAVMTRVIFYSDENREVPLRIDSFSVVDINEEY; from the coding sequence ATGAAACTACCATTGATACTTATATTATCAATCTTAATATCAGCTTGTAGCCTAAATCAGCGCAATCTCTTTAGCGAATCTTCAACATCCAACGATTTTAATAAAAATACGTTATTAACAACAAAAAAACAGCAACCCTATCTGAACTGGGATCGCGCATTAACAGCATCTATATTGCTCAATAAAGACTACCCTTTTAGTCTCCATATGAATGCTTATGCAGCTCTCTATCACCCAGATATATTCACACTTTATAAAAATGACGATGCGTTGTTCGCCCTACAAAAAATAAAATTACGTAGACGCTGGAAAAGTGATAATGAACAACAACGAAATCAGACACTACTGTTACGCAGCGAAATAAATCTTGGCGCTTACAATAGTCAGCAACAAGCATTTCCAATTCAAAATTTTACATTAGACGACAGAGAGCCAACTTATCATTATAAGTTAACGAGAAGCCTCTCTAAAGAAAGTACATTTCCAGCCAGTTTTTATCTCTACATCAGTAATATTAAGCAACTAAAACAATTAAAACTAGAGCCTGAATTAGCGCGTTTATTAACAAATAACAATATTCAGAAAGGGCACATCAATCGTCTACCCATTGATATCGAGCTCAATATTAATCAAGTTGCAGGTGAAAATGGACAAGGGTTGGGGGCTGTCATGACACGCGTTATTTTTTATAGCGATGAAAACAGAGAAGTACCACTGAGAATTGATTCATTCTCAGTGGTAGACATTAATGAAGAGTACTAA